A single region of the Apodemus sylvaticus chromosome 7, mApoSyl1.1, whole genome shotgun sequence genome encodes:
- the LOC127690172 gene encoding olfactory receptor 7G2-like → MGFKNQTTTSDFLLLGLSSDPKLQPVMFGIFLFIYLITMIGNMFIILAIKSDSHLHTPMYFFISNLSLTDICTSSTTIPKMLVNIQEQNLSITFAGCLTQACFAMLFVSLECCLLAAMAYDRYVAICYPLRYTVIMNWYLCRLVILFSLLSSTANALLLSLMMLWLSFCKTLEIPHFFCEITQVIKVACSDTSINIILIYIASLTFGGITFSGIIFSYIEIVSTVLKIPSVQGRYKAFSTCGSHLSVISLFYGTGLSVCISSSVSDSPRKTAMASVMYTVVTQMMNPFIYSFRNKDMKDALKKVIGRMISLY, encoded by the coding sequence ATGGgattcaaaaaccaaacaactacTTCTGACTTTCTCCTTCTGGGCCTTTCAAGTGACCCTAAATTGCAGCCTGTCATGTTCGGAATCTTTCTCTTTATATACCTAATAACAATGATTGGAAACATGTTCATAATATTAGCCATCAAATCAGATTCCCATCTTCATACTCCCATGTACTTCTTTATCTCCAACCTCTCCTTGACTGATATCTGCACAAGTAGCACAACAATACCAAAGATGCTTGTGAACATCCAAGAGCAGAATCTAAGCATAACTTTTGCAGGATGCCTCACTCAAGCTTGCTTTGCCATGCTTTTTGTTAGTCTAGAGTGCTGCCTTCTTGCAGCAATGGCatatgatcgctatgtggccatttgCTACCCCTTAAGGTACACAGTCATCATGAATTGGTATCTGTGCCGTCTAGTCATCCTATTCTCTCTGCTCAGTAGCACAGCTAATGCATTGCTTCTCAGTCTCATGATGCTGTGGCTGTCCTTCTGCAAAACCTTGGAAATTCCTCACTTCTTTTGTGAAATTACGCAGGTCATTAAGGTAGCCTGTTCTGACACATCCATCAACATTATACTGATATATATTGCAAGTTTAACATTTGGTGGCATTACTTTTTCTGGAATCATTTTCTCTTACATTGAAATTGTCTCCACTGTTTTGAAAATACCATCTGTGCAAGGAAGATATAAAGCCTTTTCTACCTGTGGGTCTCATCTATcagtcatttctttattttatgggaCAGGCTTGAGTGTGTGCATCAGCTCATCAGTAAGTGACTCTCCCAGGAAGACTGCAATGGCATCAGTTATGTATACTGTGGTGACTCAGATGATGAACCCCTTTATTTATAGCTTCAGGAACAAAGATATGAAGGATGCCTTGAAGAAAGTCATAGGTAGAATGATTTCCCTTTATTAA
- the LOC127689828 gene encoding olfactory receptor 7G3-like, giving the protein MKRGNFSEFTEFQLMGLSDNQELQPVLFGVFLSIYLITMFGNFFIILATVFDSNLHTPMYFFISNLSFIDICFTTTTIPKMLVNIKTQDSSISYTGCLTQICFVLAFAGLENGILVMMAYDRFVAICHPLRYTVIMNPKLCVVLIFLSFLISIIDALLHTLMALRLSFCKKVEIPHFFCELAHILKLTCSNILINNILVYLVTSLLGVLPLSGIIYSYTRIISSVLKIPSAVGKYKVFSICASHLVVVVLFYGTGFGVYLSSAGTHSSRKSAVASVMYTVITPMMNPFIYSLRNKDMIGAFKKLISRITSSF; this is encoded by the coding sequence ATGAAGAGAGGAAACTTTTCAGAATTTACAGAATTTCAACTCATGGGACTATCAGATAACCAAGAACTACAGCCTGTTTTATTTGGAGTCTTCCTGTCCATATATCTGATCACAATGTTTGGGAACTTTTTCATAATACTGGCCACTGTTTTTGATTCCAATCTCCACACCCCTATGTACTTCTTTATTTCCAACCTGTCTTTCATCGACATCtgtttcaccaccaccaccatccccaaaATGCTGGTGAACATAAAGACTCAGGACAGCTCCATCAGTTATACAGGCTGCCTTACTCAAATCTGCTTTGTTCTAGCTTTTGCAGGATTAGAAAATGGAATTCTTGTTATGATGGCCTATGACAGGTTTGTAGCTATCTGTCATCCACTGAGGTACACTGTCATCATGAATCCCAAATTATGTGTGGTACTGATTTTCTTGTCCTTCTTGATAAGTATCATAGatgctctgctccacactttgatgGCACTGCGTCTGTCATTCTGCAAAAAGGTGGAAATTCCTCACTTTTTTTGTGAACTGGCTCATATTCTCAAGCTTACATGTTCCAATATTCTCATCAATAATATTCTGGTGTATTTGGTGACAAGCCTATTGGGTGTTCTTCCACTGTCTGGTATAATTTACTCTTATACTAGAATTATCTCGTCTGTTTTGAAAATTCCATCAGCTGTGGGAAAATATAAAGTTTTCTCCATATGTGCATCACATTTAGTAGTGGTTGTCTTGTTCTATGGTACAGGTTTTGGTGTTTATCTGAGTTCTGCTGGCACTCACAGTTCCAGAAAAAGTGCAGTAGCCTCTGTGATGTACACAGTGATCACTCCTATGATGAATCCTTTTATATACAGCTTGAGGAATAAGGACATGATCGGGGCTTTCAAGAAACTCATTTCTAGAATAACATCTTCCTTTTGA